The Deinococcus sp. KNUC1210 nucleotide sequence TTCAGCGCGTCGGCCAGAGAAATGCCGTCACGGTCATGCAGTTTCGCAAGCTGCGCCACGTCGAAGTACCCGCTGGCCGCGCTCGATCCGTACAGGCTGCGGCCAAAGCGTGCGCCCTCCTCGTCGGCCCAGTCCACCAGCCGCACCGTCACGGGCGGTCTGCCGCTGTACTGCTCATTCAGGCGGCGCAGCACTTCCAGACCCGCCAGCACGTTCAGGCAGCCGTCGAGCCAGCCCCCGTTCGGCACGCTGTCGAGGTGCCCACCGATCAGCAGTTCGCGTTCCGAGTCGCCCTTGAGGGTGGCCCACAGATTCCCAGCCGGGTCGGTATGCACCTCCACGGGCAGTTCGGCCAGCCGCTCTTTTAAAAACTCGCGGGCGGCCACCCACTTCCCGGTAAAAGCCACCCGCTGAGCGCCGTTGTCGTCGCCGGTCAGTTGGCGCAGTGCCTTGAGTTCGCTTACTGTGCGCTGTGGTTCGAGCATGCTGGCTCCTTATGTCCCTATAAAATACCCCGCCTGCCAAACCGGGCGGGCGGGGCGTACCGAAGCAGAGAAGTTATTTCCTGCTGACCTTGTTGCCGGTGCCCGACTGCTTGATCATCGGGACGGTGCCCTTCAGCGACTTGCTCCACAGGACGGTGTTCTGATTGCCGTGAACCACGATCTGCCCCACCGTCCCCACCTTCACGACATTCTTGTTGCCGTTCACGACCACCTGCGTGCATGACCCCTTCAGCGTCAGTTGGTTATTGTTGCCGCTCAGAGTCACGGCGTCGTTGGTACAGGTCAGGGTGCGCTGGCCGTCGGTGCCGTTCATCATCTGCCCCATGCCGGGCAGGGTCATGGTCACGACCTGAGCGCTGCTCAGACTCAGAAAAGCGCCACCCAGCAGGGTTCCCAGCAGTGCAGCCATTCGCGATGTTCTCAGATTCATAAGCCTCCGAACAACCGTCCTGAGCAAAAGCGCGGGCTGTTGTCTTGCGGCTCATGCTATCCCGCTCGGGCCGAACGGGGGAGCAGAGTTGAGGTCTGTCGGCATGGCTGAACTAGATCACTGCCGAGCAATTCCGGTCGGAGGCGGCCCTCTCCTTCAGAGCTGATTCCGTCCTGCGCCTTGTTTGAGGAGCGCGTCTGGGTCCTGGATGTTGGCCGCTCAAGTTTTTATTGGCAGGATCGGTCGGGGCGGCCCTCCCTCTCTCTTGCTGGCGATTACGCGTCTGTGTTCCTGGTTGGGGCAAGTCGTCGGGGGCGGCCCCTCCTCTCTCTTGCTGGCGATTACGCGTCTGTGTTCCTGGTTGTCACTTGACCTTCTTCCCCGTAGCCATCTGCCAAACGCCGTAATCCACCGCACCCGCCGCCGGATCGGATTTTAGAATGCCCAGGCTCCTCAGCAGCGCCACGTTTGCCTTGTACACGGCGGGATCGAGATAGCCTGCCATGCCTTTCAGGGTGGGGCCAGCGTTGTACAGCTTGGCGACTTCGGCCATCTGCCAGGTCTGGTGCCCGGCGGCGCTGCTTCTGGTGCCGCTGCCTTTGCAGGTGTTGCCGCAGTTGACCAGCACCGTGCCGACAGCCTCGGCCTGGTTCCGAACCGCGTAGTTCCAGCCCTTGATGCTCGCCCGCACCAACCGTGCGGCTACCTCGCGCCCGCTCAGGCCGCTGCCCTTGAAGTTCTTGTCGTCCAGCACCTTCTGCGACGTGAACATCAGGTCTTCCAGCAGATTGATGCCGTAGTCGGACGCGTGGAAAATCTGGAGCTTGTCGAGGCTGTAGCCCAGCCCCACGATCTGATCGACCTCGTTGTAGGTCATGGCCGACACCAGATCGACCTTATCGGGAAAGACGATGCTGGGGTCGAAGGGGTACGTTACCGCCTGCACGCTGGGGTTGGCGACGGTGGAATCGAGGCTGGTGGTCAGACCGTACTTCTTCAGGAGGGCCACGGCGGGGTATTCGTTGCCGCTGGGCCACACACCCACGCGCTTGCCCTTGAAGTCTTCCGGCTTCGTCAGGTTGCTGCTTTTCAGGGCCACCAGCGTATAGCCGCTCTTCTGGAAGATCTGGGCGATGTGCACCACCGGAATGCCCTGCTGCCGCGCCGTGAGCAGATCGGTGATCCAGGTGGTGCCGAAGTCGGCGGCCCCTGTCGCGACCGTCTGGATGGGCGACTGATCTCCGATGGGCAGCAGCTGGACATCCAGCCCCTCGGCCTTGAAGTACCCCTTCGCCTGCGCCTCGAAGAAGCCCGCGAACTGCGCCTGCGGAAACCACTTGAGCTGGAGTTTCACCTTCACGAGTTGCTGGGCACCTGCGCTGGAAGCGAGCAGGGCGGCGGCGAGCAGGGCGGTCAGTGGGGCGAATTTCTTCATTTGAATCCTCCGGGGAGTGAAAAGGTAGAAGCAGAAGCAGACAGAGAAAGGCCCGGTTGTCGGAACTTCCCCAGAAACAGCGGCGGAGCAGCAGCACAGGTCGGCGCAGGGCTCACACTTCCCGCCCCGTTCCTACGAAGCGGCGTTCGAGCGCGTTGATGGCCCCGAAGAAGGCGATCCCGACGATGCTCGCCAGCACGATGGCCGCCCAGACGATATCGAGGTTGAACCTGCCCACTTCGATCTGAATACGGAAACCCAGCCCGTGCCCGTCGGTGCCGAAGAACTCCGCGACGATGGCCGAGATGAGCGCCAGGGTGCTGCCGATCTTGAGGGCATTGAAGACGAAGGGGAGCGCCGTGGGCACGCGCACCTCGCGGAAGGTCTGTGCGGGGGTGGCCGCGTAGGTCCGCATCAGATCGAGGTGCAGCGGAAGGGCCGATTGCAGCCCACGCACGGTATTGACCACCACCGGAAACAGCACCGTGATGGCGACCACCAACAGCTTGCTCGGCCAGTCCAATGTGGTGGCCTTGACCACCACCGGAGCCAGCGCCACGATGGGAATGCTGGAAAACAGCGCCGCATAGGGCAACAGACCACGTTCCAGAAAGGAAAAGCGCACCACCAGCAGCGAGAGGAGCAGCCCGGCCAGCGTGCCGACCACGAACCCCAGCAGCGCTTCGAGCAGAAAGGTATAGAGCGTGTCCTGAAGCAGCACCACGCGGGCATTCCACAGCGCCTCCAGCACCTTGCTGGGCGTGGGAATCAGGCCCGCCGGAACCGCGTTGGCCCGCAGCAGCGCTTCTGCCGCCAGCACCGCCGCCAGCAGCGTACAGGCGGCAGGCAGAAGGCGGGCAGCCCGACCTTCGCCCGAGGCCAGCGAACGAATCCCCAGCGCACTCAGGAGCAGGCACAGCACCACACCGATCACCCAGGGCAGCGCCACGATAGAAGCGTTCTGCCGCGACAGCAGCACGGCCAGCAGCAGCAGCCCCAGCAGACCCGCTCCCAGCAGTGCGGGGCCGGTGCTGCGGCGGGGAACGGTCTGACCCAGCGTCATCGTGCGGCTCGCCACGGCGTCACCAGCCTTTCGAGCAGCCCGACCAGCCCGACCAGCACCACGCCCAGCAGCGCTCCGTAGAGCATGATGACCCACAGCGCGATGGTGTCGCTGGCCCGCGAATTCTCGGCCAACATCTTGCCCAGGCCCGAAAAACTGATGGTGCTGATCTCGGCCACGATGCTGCCCACGAGCGCTGCTGTCGCCGCCACCTTCAGCGCCGTGAACAGGTACGGCAGGCTCGCCGGAAAGCGCAGCCGCGTGAAGACCTGCACGGGCGTGGCGTTGTAGGTACGCAGCAGGTCGAGTTGCAGCGCGTCTGGACTCCGCAGCCCCCGGCTCACACCCACCGCGATGGGAAAGAAGGCGATGAAGGCGGCGATCAGCGCTTTGGGAATAAAGCCCTGCACGCCCCACTGCCCCAGCAGTACCGCCAGCATCGGCGCGATGGCGACAATCGGCACCGTCTGCGAGGCCACCAGCCACGGCAGGGTCGCCCGCTCGAAACTGCGGCTGAGCACCAGCAGCACCGCCAGCACCAGCCCGACCACGCAGGCCAGCCCCAGCCCCAGCAGGGTTTCGCCGCCCGTCACCACGGCGTTATACGGCACACTCGTGTCGGCGGTGGGAGGCAGACTCAGGGTTTTCAGACCCTCCAGAAATTGCCCTGGTGCGGGCAACACCGGATTGTGCAGCTGGGTCGCGCAGGCCAGTGCGGTGGGGCAGCCCAGATCGGCACCGCTCGCCAGTGACCGCGCCGCCGGACCGACGTTGGCCCACAGCATCAGCGGCCAGTAGAGCAGCAGCACCACCGCCGCCACCACCAGCATCGGCACGAGGTTCGACGGACGGCGGGCCGGGCGACTGGACGCCGAAACGGGTGCAGTGGTCATCGGCCTTTCACGCGTGTCCTTTCTTCAGCAGCTCGCGGATTTCGGTGGCGATCTCGAAAAAACGCACACTCTCGCGGGTTTCGTCGCTGCGCGGCTGCGGCAGATCGACGTTCACGATGCCCTCGATCTTGCCGGGCCGGGCGGTCATGACCACCACGCGGGTGCTCAGGAAGACCGCCTCGGGGATGCTGTGCGTCACAAAAATCACGGTTTTTCCCGTCTCGCGCCACAGCCGCAGGAGTTCCAGATTC carries:
- a CDS encoding DUF3060 domain-containing protein, whose amino-acid sequence is MAALLGTLLGGAFLSLSSAQVVTMTLPGMGQMMNGTDGQRTLTCTNDAVTLSGNNNQLTLKGSCTQVVVNGNKNVVKVGTVGQIVVHGNQNTVLWSKSLKGTVPMIKQSGTGNKVSRK
- a CDS encoding ABC transporter substrate-binding protein, translating into MKKFAPLTALLAAALLASSAGAQQLVKVKLQLKWFPQAQFAGFFEAQAKGYFKAEGLDVQLLPIGDQSPIQTVATGAADFGTTWITDLLTARQQGIPVVHIAQIFQKSGYTLVALKSSNLTKPEDFKGKRVGVWPSGNEYPAVALLKKYGLTTSLDSTVANPSVQAVTYPFDPSIVFPDKVDLVSAMTYNEVDQIVGLGYSLDKLQIFHASDYGINLLEDLMFTSQKVLDDKNFKGSGLSGREVAARLVRASIKGWNYAVRNQAEAVGTVLVNCGNTCKGSGTRSSAAGHQTWQMAEVAKLYNAGPTLKGMAGYLDPAVYKANVALLRSLGILKSDPAAGAVDYGVWQMATGKKVK
- a CDS encoding ABC transporter permease; the encoded protein is MASRTMTLGQTVPRRSTGPALLGAGLLGLLLLAVLLSRQNASIVALPWVIGVVLCLLLSALGIRSLASGEGRAARLLPAACTLLAAVLAAEALLRANAVPAGLIPTPSKVLEALWNARVVLLQDTLYTFLLEALLGFVVGTLAGLLLSLLVVRFSFLERGLLPYAALFSSIPIVALAPVVVKATTLDWPSKLLVVAITVLFPVVVNTVRGLQSALPLHLDLMRTYAATPAQTFREVRVPTALPFVFNALKIGSTLALISAIVAEFFGTDGHGLGFRIQIEVGRFNLDIVWAAIVLASIVGIAFFGAINALERRFVGTGREV
- a CDS encoding ABC transporter permease, which produces MTTAPVSASSRPARRPSNLVPMLVVAAVVLLLYWPLMLWANVGPAARSLASGADLGCPTALACATQLHNPVLPAPGQFLEGLKTLSLPPTADTSVPYNAVVTGGETLLGLGLACVVGLVLAVLLVLSRSFERATLPWLVASQTVPIVAIAPMLAVLLGQWGVQGFIPKALIAAFIAFFPIAVGVSRGLRSPDALQLDLLRTYNATPVQVFTRLRFPASLPYLFTALKVAATAALVGSIVAEISTISFSGLGKMLAENSRASDTIALWVIMLYGALLGVVLVGLVGLLERLVTPWRAAR